The following is a genomic window from Adhaeribacter radiodurans.
ACGGTGAAGCCAATTTATTTGCTAAAGGCGACCTGCAATACCGGGGAGCGGCTACCGGTTTAAAGATTGATCCCATGGACCGCCTTTGGGTGTGCGGAGGATCAAGTAATACCATTCAGGTGCTGGATATGAACGGCATGGTTCTGCAAAGCTGGAATACCAAAGCTTTATTTGACTCAGGTTTTATTAACGATTGCATTTACGACGATACGCATATTTACTTCACCGATTCGCAGGTAAAAAAGATTTACCGCACCACCATTGGCGAAACCGTTTCGGAGGACATGGAAGAATGGCTAACTTTTACCGATACCCAAATACCTTATGGTACCAGCACCAACGCGAATGGAATTGTTAATACGCCGGATAATAAATATTTAATTATAGTAGTTTCCAGCTCGGGTAAGCTGTACCGTATCGAAAAAGCCACCAAAGCCATTACCGAAATAACGCTAAATACCCCCGTAACTGCCGGTGATGGTCTTTATTTAATCGATAAAACCTTGTATGTTTCCCGCAACGCTACCGGCCAGATTTTTCCGGTAACCTTAAACGACGATTTTACGCAAGGTAATGTAGGCACAGGCTTTGGCAGCAATTTATTATTTAATACTACAATTGATAAAGTAGGAAATTACTTTTTGGTAGTAAACGGCCAATTGAACAAACGGACAACTAACGATCCGGTGTTACCTTTTACTATTTCGCGGGTAGCTATTCCTTAAAAAATTAGTTTCTGTACCAGCATAAATAAAGTAAGCCGGTCTTTCAAGAAGAAAGACCGGCTTACTTTATTTATATAATTATACGGTTTAAATGGAAAGGATATAAGTAAGTGGACGAAATTAGCTTAAAGTAGCGAAAGACAATTTTTTGGGATTGTACACGGAAAATCGTTTGTGAAGACACAAACAATTGCAACAAAATTTAATCGCTCATGGGCAGTGTCTTCACTGCCTGCTTTTGCCAAAGTTTTAATTATTAAAAACGAAAATATCTTATACTACTCTCTCCAAAAAGTAGAATTCTCATTATATCGCGAGCGTCCTCGCTCGTGATGCCCATCGTCCGGCCTCTGGCCGATTGGAATTTGTTGCTGATTTGCTTTTAAGAAAGGTATATCGGTTAGCCCAGCCAGAAGCCTCCCAAATAGCTAGACACAAGCGAGGACGCTCGCGCCAGGTTTTGTATAAAAGAACTTAATTATACTGCCACCGGGAAGTTTCCGCCTGAATATTAGAATAATTTACTTTTTTTCTGGTCTCTTACTTTATTTTACTCATTATAATTAAAAGGTACATTTGTTAAGTGTAACCTAAATCAGAATTCAAAAAATAGTTTTTTAAGTATATTTAGCTAAGCCACCCGATAAAATGAAACACATTGATTTTTCTAAAATTCAAGAATTTGTTACGCATAAATTAGTTACCGGATTATCAGAAAAACTTACCTATCACCACCTCAAACATACTCTGGATGTGTTCGAACAAAGTTTAGTTATTGCTGATTTAGAAAATGTCACTGCCGAAGAAGATTTATTTTTACTAAAAATAGGGGCATTGTACCACGATGTAGGATTTTTAGATACTTACCAGGGCCACGAAGAAAAAGGATGTGAAATTGCGGAAAAAGATTTAACGTATTTTGGCTTAACTTCCTTACAAAAAGAAATTGTGTTTGGCTTAATCAGAGCTACCCGCATTCCGCAAGCTCCTGAAACAAAATTGCAGCAAATAATTTGTGATGCCGATTTAGATTACCTCGGCCGACAGGATTTTGATGTTATTGCCCAAAGCCTGTACCAGGAGTTTTTGTGGCAAGGCCTGGTAAAAAATGATTTAGATTGGAACAAAGTACAGGTTAAGTTCCTGGAAAGCCATCATTATTTTACGCCTTCTTCTAGGCAACGCCGTAACCCTGTGAAACAGCAGCATTTAGCCCAGATTAAAGCGAAGGTTGCCCGGCTGGAGAGTTAACTTTTACTTCCGCCATTTTAGCGTCCATTATGCGCAAACGCCGGCCCAGAGTTTTTAAAATTCCTTTGAGTACTTCGGCATTGGTCATCATAATATCGTAAAAAGGTTCTTGTTCCAGCTTTAAAAGGATAGTTTCCTGCAGCGCCGTAGCACTCGCCGAGCGGGTTTCGGCATCCAGCACCGATAATTCACCTAAAATTTCATTCTCTTCTAAAACCGCTAGCGTAAGATTTTCGTCGTGAATGCGGATTTGTCCTTTGTAAATAAAATACATGCATTCGCCCACGTCCCCTTTTTTAAATAAAGTCTCGTTAGGTTCCAGGTAAAGTTCTTCTAATACGCTGGCCAGCTCCACTAATTCTGCTTCGGGAGTATTATGGAAAATTTCCGAAGACCGTAAGGTTAAAACTTTTTCAATTAATAACATTGGGCAATTATAACTCTACTTGCGATAAAATAAAATTTTTTGTTTCGCTGTACAAAGGATTATTCTCTTCGACCTGAGCCTCCACTAAGATTTTATTTAGCGATTTATCCCTGAAAGTCGGAATTAAGTAAACAGCCACCGACTTCGTCCAGACATTAAAACTGGCGGAACTTATTACATCCTGTATAACCGGGGTAAATTCTGAGGCAGAGTTAAATGATTTTTCAGTTGGAGTAAGGCTACTATCGAGTAAAAATTCCAGAATACTATCTACCCGTGAAAAATACCGTTTGGGAATACTCAGTTCCAACATCTCAATGGCATTATAAATGCGGGTATCGTTGCCGGCATTTTTTACTAATTGCAACACCCGTTCCAGTCCGTACCGATCGTACAACAGGGCAAATGCTTTAATAATAACCAGCAAGTCTTGCTCTATTTCTGATTTAATGGCATTAGCCAACAAAGCCACGGATGCAAAAGACGCTAGCTTTTGATAAGTACTTACCTTATGGGTACACTGATCTAACTTATTTTCCAGCCATAAAACAATTTCTTTTTCACCGGAGCCAGCCAGATTTACTTTTTTGTGGAAGAGCGATGCCATAGCAGCATCTTTAAATTCCTTCTGTAAATTTAAGCAATGTAGTAGGTAAGCTGTTGAATATTTGCCGGTACAATTACCTGCCGTATTTATCTGTGCTAATAGAAAAGTATCTGGTACATTATCGGAAAGCCTATATTCCGGAGCAAAAATAGAATCACCAAAAAAAAACATTGCTTTCTGCAGAGAATGAACCGCTTTATTTTGAATGGCCATTTGTGCTGCTGCTTGCCACAAAGTAAAGGCTTTTACCTTACCAACTGTTTCTATTGCTTTTCTGTAAATAGAGGGCGCCGGATCTTGCAATAAAAGTTTTAGACTAAGGTTAAAATTACCATGAAGCGCTTCGGATATAATATCCAGTGCAAGTGTTCGGTCTTCTTTGTGTGTACTGGAGGCTAGTAAACTTACTTCCTGCTCTACAAGATTACTAAATTTCAATTCGGTTCGGGCAGCCAAACCTAGCAAAGCAGCTTTCTTACTTAGCGGTTCATAATTATTAAATTCAGCTTGTGCCCAGGTTTGGTCCGGGTTTAAATAATAAAAAGTTCTAATTAAATCGGGTTTTATTTCCGGATCAGGACCAGTATGTAATTGTTGTTGCACCAGTGGTAAGGCACCAGAAATGTTCCGGCGGATAATGCGGGAAAGAACAAATTTTTTAACTATGGCAAAAGGGCTAATAAGTTCTCTTAAAAGTAAATTATTTAATTTCGTATAGCCCGATTTTTCCAATAATTCTAAAGCAAAAAGCACTTCTTTGGGTTTTGCGCTTTCGGCTTTGGCTAATAATAAATTTCTGACGGCCTGGTCGTTTAAGAATAGCTGGTTACCGGTAAAATATCCTTTTTTTAAGGCCTGAATAATTATTTGTAAATACTCTTTTTTAATCCGGTAAACGAGTACTGACCAGAAAATTAGTAATACCGCCAGCGTACCGCAAACCAACGAAATGGAAATATCGCCATTTTTATTCCGGAAAATAAAAGCAAAAATACTAACCACTACTAAGGCAAAGGGCAAAGTATAGCCTTTGGTAATTAAATGGCCTTTTAAACGGGTATGGGGATGAAGAGGCTGGAACAAAATAAAAAAAGCCGGGTCCTGTACCGCCGATTTCAAGACTTCCGAGAATAAAACCATTATTCCAAAAACGATTAAACCTGTATTTAAGGAATTGCCCGGAATTAAAACGGTGGCGGTAATAAATAATAAAACAGCCGGAGTAATAAGTAAAGAATTAGCTAAACCCAGCCGGTTAATTACGCGGCTACTAAAAAGTAATTTTAAAAAAATGGCTAACACGCGGCCAATAGCAAAGAAAATCCCCAGAATAGAAGCTAATTCGTGACTCGATTTAAATCTAACTTTAACCTCGGTAATAAAAGTAAGATCGATAAGGGAGTAAATAGTAAAACCAACGAAGGACCAAAAAGCAATTACCAATATGAGGTTATTCTGAAAAAAACGTTCAACCAGGCCGGAATGGTGATTGGTTAAATGGCCAGGCGCATGGGAAGAATGGCTATGTTCCGGAATAGCTACAATACTGGCATGATTAAATTTATTTAAATAATAATAGCCTAAAAGGAAAGCCACTATAGAAAGAGCTAACACATTTATTACCCCAATTAAGGGGGCTAAAACGGCCACGGCTGAATAACCAATAATTTTGGCGGGAATATCGCCGGAACCCACTATAGAAAATATTCTTCTGCTTTCCCGTACGTTAAAAATAATGGCCGTCATTCCCCAGAAAGCATAACCTACCAGCATGTACACTACTAAATTCCAGGCAGATAAGAAAAAGGGCAGCCACGAAATGGAAAAAAGGGTAGCCTCTAACCAGGTGAAAACAATAGAACCTAAAGAAAATAATATTATTACCTGAAGCAGCTTCTTCGCGGATAATTTGGCTTCTAAACGAGCGTAAATATAGTTGGCCACCAACAATAACCCGGCCGCCAGCAACGATACTTTGGGCAGTTCTTTAATGGGGTAGGTTGCTAAAAATAACGTTAGGGCACTGGTAAATAAAAAGGAAGTAGCTACCCCTAAAAAAAACTGCACCAGAAAAAGTTGCTTTACCAGCCCAACTTCCGTTGGTTTAATATTTAATAAGGTAACTATCCGACTTTTCATAAGAAGATACTGGGCACTAGGCACTAGACATTAGATATTAGATGTTGGATACTATTGGTTAATACG
Proteins encoded in this region:
- a CDS encoding Crp/Fnr family transcriptional regulator, encoding MLLIEKVLTLRSSEIFHNTPEAELVELASVLEELYLEPNETLFKKGDVGECMYFIYKGQIRIHDENLTLAVLEENEILGELSVLDAETRSASATALQETILLKLEQEPFYDIMMTNAEVLKGILKTLGRRLRIMDAKMAEVKVNSPAGQPSL
- a CDS encoding SMP-30/gluconolactonase/LRE family protein, which gives rise to MKNLLLIIFISFFVFSCSEDDDTTSGPVTQESYVLPGNTFFPEGIAYHEKSNAFFTGSVTNGDILRVKVQNGEANLFAKGDLQYRGAATGLKIDPMDRLWVCGGSSNTIQVLDMNGMVLQSWNTKALFDSGFINDCIYDDTHIYFTDSQVKKIYRTTIGETVSEDMEEWLTFTDTQIPYGTSTNANGIVNTPDNKYLIIVVSSSGKLYRIEKATKAITEITLNTPVTAGDGLYLIDKTLYVSRNATGQIFPVTLNDDFTQGNVGTGFGSNLLFNTTIDKVGNYFLVVNGQLNKRTTNDPVLPFTISRVAIP
- a CDS encoding HD domain-containing protein yields the protein MKHIDFSKIQEFVTHKLVTGLSEKLTYHHLKHTLDVFEQSLVIADLENVTAEEDLFLLKIGALYHDVGFLDTYQGHEEKGCEIAEKDLTYFGLTSLQKEIVFGLIRATRIPQAPETKLQQIICDADLDYLGRQDFDVIAQSLYQEFLWQGLVKNDLDWNKVQVKFLESHHYFTPSSRQRRNPVKQQHLAQIKAKVARLES